Proteins encoded within one genomic window of Calderihabitans maritimus:
- the uvrA gene encoding excinuclease ABC subunit UvrA — protein sequence MGNKKIIIKGARQHNLKNIDVQIPRDKLVVITGLSGSGKSSLAFDTIYAEGQRRYVESLSAYARQFLGQMDKPDVDYIEGLSPAISIDQKTTSRNPRSTVGTVTEIYDYLRLLFARVGRPHCPNCRRPISQQTVSQIVDRLMTYEQGTRMQILAPVVRGRKGEHQKVLENLRKAGFVRVRVNREIRELGDKIELEKNKKHTLEVVVDRIIIKAGIEKRLADSLETALKLAEGTVMVDVVGREELVFSERFACPVCGFSFEEIAPRMFSFNSPYGACPACSGLGTKREVDPDLVIPDKNRSLAEGAIVPWSKATTRYYQQLLEALAEHYGASMHVPVKDLDPEFLNILLYGNGGEQIRVRYVNRFGQIRYFGTSFEGVIPYLERRYRETQSDYAREDLEEYMSVKPCPACGGTRLRPESLSVLVGGRNIYEVTEMSVAEALEFFASLELSQREELIARQVLKEIRERLKFLVDVGLDYLTLSRSAGTLSGGEAQRIRLATQIGSSLVGVLYILDEPSIGLHQRDNARLIQTLKRLRDLGNTVIVVEHDEETIRSADYIIDIGPGAGAQGGKVVAAGSLDNIMDCRASITGEYLSGRKRIPVPSFRRQGNGKWLTIKGAREHNLKNIDVRIPLGVFTCVTGVSGSGKSTLVNEILYRSLAQRLHGAKEKPGEHDGIEGFEHLDKVINIDQSPIGRTPRSNPATYTGVFDGIREIFSQTPEARMRGYRPGRFSFNVKGGRCEACRGDGIIKIEMHFLPDVYVPCEVCKGKRYNRETLEIKYKGKSIADVLDMTVDEAVEFFKHIPKIYRKLKTLQDVGLGYIKLGQPATTLSGGEAQRVKLAAELSRRSNGRTLYILDEPTTGLHIADIHKLLEVLGRLTDSGNTVLVIEHNLDVIKTADYVIDLGPEGGNRGGKIVATGTPEEVSEVKASYTGQFLRQVLEREKHEPKGESKTATG from the coding sequence ATGGGAAATAAAAAAATTATTATAAAGGGAGCGAGACAACATAACTTAAAAAATATTGATGTGCAAATCCCGAGGGATAAACTGGTAGTTATTACGGGACTTAGTGGCTCCGGAAAGTCGTCTCTGGCTTTCGATACTATTTACGCCGAGGGACAGAGGCGCTACGTGGAATCGCTGTCGGCTTATGCCCGGCAATTCTTGGGGCAGATGGATAAACCTGATGTAGATTATATAGAAGGACTTTCACCGGCCATTTCTATTGACCAAAAGACTACCAGCCGAAACCCCCGTTCTACAGTAGGTACGGTTACCGAGATATACGACTATCTGCGCCTTTTGTTTGCGCGAGTGGGACGGCCTCACTGTCCCAACTGCCGGCGGCCCATCAGTCAGCAGACCGTTTCTCAAATAGTTGACCGGTTGATGACTTATGAGCAGGGAACTCGTATGCAGATTCTCGCTCCGGTGGTGCGGGGTCGTAAGGGAGAGCACCAGAAGGTCCTGGAAAACCTGCGTAAAGCAGGGTTTGTACGGGTAAGGGTGAACAGAGAAATTAGGGAGTTGGGCGATAAAATAGAACTGGAAAAGAATAAGAAGCATACTCTGGAAGTGGTGGTCGACAGGATCATCATAAAGGCAGGAATAGAAAAGCGGTTGGCCGATTCTCTGGAAACGGCGTTAAAGCTGGCCGAAGGTACGGTAATGGTGGACGTAGTAGGTCGGGAGGAGCTGGTATTCAGTGAAAGGTTTGCCTGCCCGGTTTGTGGTTTTAGCTTTGAGGAAATAGCGCCCCGTATGTTTTCGTTTAACAGTCCTTACGGAGCATGTCCTGCCTGCAGCGGGTTGGGAACCAAGAGAGAAGTTGACCCTGACTTGGTCATTCCCGATAAGAATCGTTCTCTGGCCGAGGGCGCTATAGTGCCCTGGAGTAAGGCGACTACCCGATACTACCAGCAACTGCTGGAGGCACTGGCGGAGCACTACGGGGCAAGTATGCATGTCCCGGTTAAGGATTTAGACCCGGAGTTCTTAAATATCTTGCTTTACGGGAACGGTGGAGAACAGATACGGGTCCGTTACGTAAACCGATTTGGACAAATCCGTTATTTTGGTACCAGTTTCGAAGGAGTAATTCCCTATTTAGAACGGCGTTACCGGGAAACTCAGTCGGATTATGCCCGGGAAGATTTGGAAGAATACATGAGCGTCAAACCGTGTCCTGCCTGTGGGGGAACGCGCCTGCGGCCTGAAAGTTTATCGGTGCTGGTGGGAGGAAGGAACATTTATGAAGTTACCGAGATGTCGGTCGCTGAGGCGTTGGAATTTTTTGCTTCCCTGGAACTTAGCCAGCGGGAAGAACTAATTGCCCGGCAGGTACTGAAAGAGATTCGGGAACGCTTGAAGTTTTTGGTAGATGTGGGTTTGGATTATTTGACCTTAAGTCGTTCGGCCGGCACCCTTTCCGGGGGTGAGGCCCAACGGATTCGCCTGGCCACTCAAATCGGCTCCAGCCTGGTAGGGGTGCTCTATATACTGGACGAGCCCAGTATAGGGCTTCACCAGAGGGATAACGCCCGGCTGATTCAAACTTTGAAGCGTTTGAGGGATTTAGGCAATACCGTGATAGTCGTGGAACATGACGAAGAGACTATTCGGTCAGCCGACTATATCATCGACATAGGGCCGGGTGCCGGTGCTCAAGGCGGAAAAGTGGTGGCTGCGGGAAGTTTAGACAATATTATGGATTGCAGGGCATCGATTACCGGGGAATATTTGAGCGGTCGAAAACGCATTCCGGTACCTTCTTTTCGCCGTCAGGGTAACGGAAAATGGTTGACCATTAAAGGGGCCCGTGAGCATAATTTAAAAAATATAGATGTGCGGATACCGTTGGGGGTCTTTACATGTGTAACCGGTGTTTCTGGGTCCGGGAAGAGCACCTTGGTTAATGAGATTCTTTACCGTTCTTTGGCCCAGCGCCTTCACGGAGCCAAGGAGAAGCCCGGTGAACATGATGGCATTGAAGGCTTTGAGCATCTGGATAAGGTAATAAATATTGACCAGTCACCTATCGGGCGCACGCCCCGTTCCAATCCGGCCACCTACACCGGCGTTTTTGACGGGATACGGGAGATTTTTTCCCAAACTCCCGAGGCCAGGATGCGGGGTTACCGACCGGGGCGTTTTAGCTTCAACGTCAAGGGTGGACGTTGTGAAGCCTGCCGGGGAGACGGTATTATTAAAATAGAAATGCATTTTCTACCGGACGTTTATGTGCCCTGTGAAGTCTGCAAGGGTAAACGGTACAACCGGGAGACTTTAGAAATAAAATATAAGGGTAAAAGCATTGCCGACGTTTTGGACATGACGGTAGATGAAGCGGTGGAATTTTTCAAACATATCCCCAAGATTTACCGGAAGTTAAAAACGCTGCAAGATGTGGGTCTGGGATATATTAAACTGGGCCAGCCTGCTACCACCCTTTCCGGGGGCGAAGCCCAGAGGGTCAAATTGGCGGCGGAGCTTAGTCGGCGTAGCAACGGTAGAACCCTGTATATTTTGGATGAACCTACTACCGGATTGCATATAGCCGATATTCATAAGCTTTTGGAGGTTTTGGGAAGACTTACCGATTCCGGTAACACGGTTTTGGTCATAGAGCATAACCTGGATGTGATAAAGACGGCGGATTATGTGATAGACCTCGGACCGGAAGGAGGCAACCGGGGCGGCAAGATTGTAGCCACCGGTACCCCGGAAGAGGTCAGTGAAGTGAAGGCATCCTATACGGGGCAGTTTCTGCGGCAGGTTTTGGAGCGTGAGAAACATGAGCCTAAAGGAGAAAGTAAAACAGCTACCGGATAA
- the rapZ gene encoding RNase adapter RapZ, translating into MQKLVIITGLSGAGKTQAVRCLEDLGFFCVDNLPPILIPKFAELFEQAEGKIDKVALVMDIRGGKFFDSLFEALNYLDEKNFKYEILFLEASDETLVRRFKETRRRHPLAPDQRILEGIIEERKRLQELRGRASKIIDTSDMTNRQLREQVAELFGEVKDYKLIITVMSFGFKYGVPLDADLVMDVRFLPNPHYVQELRSFTGHDRRVREFVMNSPVTAAFLDKFIDLLKFLLPYYAKEGKSHLVIAIGCTGGQHRSVAIANRIGQELKGEDFRVSVKHRDILRATGAGC; encoded by the coding sequence ATACAAAAATTGGTGATTATTACCGGGCTTTCAGGAGCGGGTAAGACCCAGGCAGTTCGCTGTTTGGAAGACCTTGGGTTTTTTTGTGTTGATAACCTGCCGCCCATCTTAATACCCAAGTTTGCAGAACTTTTTGAGCAGGCCGAAGGCAAGATCGATAAAGTGGCGCTGGTAATGGACATAAGAGGAGGTAAATTTTTTGACAGCCTGTTTGAAGCTTTAAATTACCTCGATGAAAAGAACTTTAAGTATGAAATTTTATTTTTGGAAGCTTCTGATGAAACCCTGGTTCGCCGTTTCAAAGAGACCCGCCGGCGTCATCCTTTAGCTCCCGACCAGCGAATTCTGGAAGGGATTATAGAAGAAAGAAAGCGCCTTCAGGAATTGAGAGGGAGAGCAAGTAAAATTATTGACACCTCTGATATGACCAACCGGCAATTGAGAGAACAGGTAGCGGAATTATTTGGTGAAGTTAAGGATTATAAATTAATTATAACGGTTATGTCTTTCGGATTTAAGTATGGTGTTCCTCTGGATGCCGACTTGGTTATGGACGTGAGATTTCTGCCCAATCCCCATTACGTTCAGGAACTGCGCTCTTTTACCGGTCATGACCGGCGGGTGCGGGAATTCGTTATGAATTCTCCGGTGACAGCAGCCTTTTTAGACAAATTTATCGATCTTTTAAAATTTTTGCTTCCCTACTATGCGAAAGAAGGAAAAAGTCACCTGGTCATAGCCATAGGCTGTACGGGAGGACAGCACCGTTCGGTGGCTATAGCTAATAGGATTGGTCAGGAACTGAAGGGAGAAGATTTTCGCGTTTCGGTTAAACACCGAGACATCTTGCGAGCTACAGGGGCGGGTTGTTAA
- the uvrB gene encoding excinuclease ABC subunit UvrB yields the protein MSEFRLKTDFSPKGDQPKAIEALVQGIKSGMKYQTLLGVTGSGKTFTMANVIQQVKKPTLVIAHNKTLAAQLCSEFKEFFPENAVEYFVSYYDYYQPEAYIPQTDTYIEKEATINEEIDKLRHSATAALFERRDVIIVASVSCIYGLGSPEDYRHLMLSLRQGQEYDRDCILRKLVEIQYARNDVDFRRGTFRVRGDVIEIFPASFTEKAIRVEMFGDEVERILEIDTLTGEILGQRKHVSIFPASHYVIEPDRMKTALQAIEEELEERLAELRAQGKLLEAQRLEQRTRYDMEMMREMGFCPGIENYSRHLTGRRPGEPPYTLLDYFPDDFLIFIDESHVTIPQLRGMFEGDYSRKKTLVEHGFRLPSAIDNRPLKFEEFESKINQVIFVSATPGPYELEHSEQVAEQIVRPTGLVDPRVEVRPIQGQIDDLLYEIRLRVEKNQRVLVTTLTKRMAEDLTQYLKEVGVKVRYLHSEIDTLERQEIIRDLRLGEFDVLVGINLLREGLDLPEVSLVAILDADKEGFLRSETSLIQTIGRAARNMDGMVIMYADTITASMRKAIDETNRRRKLQMEYNRKHGIKPETVRKAVRDVIEATYAAEKPARYVTRREVSNLSKKETEKLIRDLERQMQDAARALEFEKAAELRDLIIDLRQQLSRNSTRRRHVHGK from the coding sequence GTGTCTGAATTCCGCCTGAAGACAGATTTTTCTCCTAAAGGAGACCAACCCAAAGCCATAGAAGCTTTGGTTCAAGGAATAAAATCCGGTATGAAATACCAGACTTTGCTAGGCGTAACCGGTTCCGGCAAGACTTTTACCATGGCCAATGTCATTCAGCAGGTTAAAAAGCCGACGCTGGTAATTGCCCATAATAAGACGTTGGCCGCTCAGCTTTGCAGTGAGTTTAAGGAGTTTTTTCCGGAAAATGCGGTGGAGTACTTTGTAAGCTATTACGATTATTATCAGCCGGAGGCATATATTCCTCAAACGGACACCTATATTGAAAAGGAAGCCACTATCAATGAGGAGATAGACAAGCTGCGCCACTCGGCTACGGCGGCTTTATTTGAACGTCGGGACGTCATCATTGTGGCCAGCGTATCTTGTATCTATGGACTCGGTTCGCCCGAAGATTACCGGCATCTGATGCTTTCCCTTCGGCAGGGACAGGAGTATGACCGGGACTGCATCCTGCGCAAGCTGGTAGAAATTCAGTATGCCCGCAATGACGTGGATTTCCGCCGCGGGACTTTCCGGGTACGCGGAGACGTTATCGAAATCTTTCCGGCTTCTTTTACAGAAAAAGCCATCCGAGTGGAAATGTTCGGCGATGAGGTTGAACGAATTTTGGAGATTGACACCCTCACGGGCGAGATACTTGGTCAAAGAAAACATGTTTCTATTTTCCCCGCCAGTCACTATGTTATTGAGCCGGACCGGATGAAGACAGCCCTGCAGGCTATTGAAGAGGAATTGGAGGAACGGTTGGCTGAATTGCGGGCTCAGGGCAAACTGCTGGAAGCTCAGCGCTTGGAACAGCGTACCCGGTATGACATGGAAATGATGCGGGAGATGGGCTTCTGTCCGGGTATCGAAAATTACTCCCGGCACCTTACCGGGCGCAGGCCGGGGGAACCGCCTTATACTTTATTGGATTATTTTCCGGACGACTTCTTGATATTTATCGATGAATCTCACGTTACCATTCCTCAATTAAGGGGAATGTTTGAGGGAGACTATTCGCGGAAGAAAACATTAGTGGAACACGGCTTCCGGCTGCCTTCGGCCATCGACAACCGGCCTTTGAAGTTTGAGGAGTTTGAGAGCAAAATAAATCAGGTGATTTTCGTTTCCGCTACTCCAGGACCATATGAATTGGAGCACAGCGAGCAGGTGGCAGAGCAGATAGTTAGGCCGACGGGTTTAGTGGACCCCAGGGTAGAGGTCCGTCCCATCCAGGGGCAGATTGACGATTTGCTGTACGAAATCCGCTTGAGAGTAGAGAAAAACCAGCGGGTGCTGGTAACTACTCTTACCAAGCGTATGGCGGAAGATTTAACCCAATATCTAAAAGAAGTTGGGGTCAAAGTACGTTACCTTCATTCAGAAATCGATACCCTGGAAAGGCAGGAAATAATCCGGGATTTGAGGTTGGGCGAGTTTGACGTGTTAGTGGGTATAAATCTATTGCGGGAAGGATTGGACCTGCCCGAAGTATCTCTAGTGGCCATTCTGGATGCCGACAAGGAAGGTTTCCTGCGGTCTGAAACCTCCCTGATCCAAACCATTGGTCGTGCTGCCCGCAATATGGATGGGATGGTAATCATGTATGCCGACACCATCACCGCCTCCATGCGGAAGGCTATTGATGAAACAAACCGCCGCCGGAAGCTGCAGATGGAGTACAACCGGAAGCACGGCATTAAGCCGGAAACGGTTCGCAAGGCGGTACGGGATGTGATTGAGGCCACTTATGCGGCCGAGAAACCAGCCCGTTATGTTACCCGGCGGGAAGTATCTAATTTATCCAAGAAGGAGACCGAGAAGCTCATCCGGGACCTGGAAAGACAAATGCAGGATGCCGCCCGTGCCCTGGAGTTTGAAAAAGCAGCGGAATTGCGGGATTTGATTATCGATTTGCGGCAACAATTGAGCAGGAATTCTACCAGGCGGAGGCATGTCCATGGGAAATAA
- the uvrC gene encoding excinuclease ABC subunit UvrC, translated as MSLKEKVKQLPDKPGVYMFENKSGEIIYVGKAASLKRRVNSYFQSDKHQPPKVRVMMQQVTDLQYIVTDSEVEALILECNLIKEHRPKYNVNLKDDKHYPYLKITLGEEFPRIMVTRSMQKDGSRYFGPYTRAGAMRETLKLLRSLFPVRTCKKVDPREQSRPCLNAHIKRCLAPCSGRVKPEEYGQVIREVILFLEGRQDDLIRDLEERMRQAAANLEFEKAAELRDQIAAIKEVLAHQKIVSDRQEDQDVLALARGRDKTCGQIFFIRGGKVVGRDYFWLTSSPEETEKDIMTAFLKQYYSKVDFVPQEVILQVDVEDKEVIEEWLRRKRGKKVNLIVPRRGKKRQLVEMVAENARLTLEEAEKAAQQQLKKTQEALRNLQKVLDLPRPPERIECYDISNFQGHAAVGSMVVFENGQPKNSDYRRFRIKGVQGPNDFACLQEVLERRFRRATNSAEDTSFSRLPDVIIIDGGKGQLTAALEVLERLGIKDIPVFALAKEEELIFRQGSSSPVKLPRDSSALHILQHIRDEAHRFAITYHRKLHRKESYGSILDEIPGIGPKRKRALLAHFGSVAHMRKATKEELAAVEGMNNRLADRVYRYLQGLK; from the coding sequence ATGAGCCTAAAGGAGAAAGTAAAACAGCTACCGGATAAGCCCGGTGTATATATGTTTGAAAATAAATCCGGAGAAATCATTTATGTAGGTAAGGCGGCATCGCTCAAGCGAAGAGTAAACTCCTACTTCCAGTCGGATAAGCATCAGCCGCCCAAAGTTAGGGTTATGATGCAGCAGGTGACGGATTTACAGTATATTGTCACCGATTCCGAAGTGGAAGCCCTGATTCTCGAGTGCAATCTTATCAAAGAACACCGGCCGAAATATAATGTTAACCTCAAAGACGATAAACATTATCCTTATCTGAAAATAACCCTGGGAGAAGAATTTCCTCGGATTATGGTCACCCGTTCCATGCAGAAAGACGGCTCCCGGTATTTCGGCCCTTACACTCGTGCCGGTGCCATGCGCGAGACCTTGAAGCTGTTGCGCAGCCTCTTTCCCGTACGCACCTGCAAGAAAGTTGACCCGCGGGAACAGAGCCGTCCCTGCCTGAATGCCCATATAAAGCGTTGTCTGGCTCCGTGCAGTGGCCGGGTGAAGCCAGAAGAATACGGGCAGGTAATACGGGAAGTAATTCTTTTCCTGGAGGGGCGCCAGGATGACCTGATAAGGGATCTGGAGGAAAGGATGCGGCAGGCGGCAGCCAATCTGGAATTTGAAAAGGCTGCTGAACTGCGGGACCAGATAGCGGCAATCAAAGAGGTATTGGCTCACCAAAAAATAGTTTCGGACCGCCAGGAGGACCAGGATGTACTGGCCCTAGCCCGTGGCCGCGATAAGACCTGCGGGCAGATCTTTTTTATTCGGGGCGGGAAAGTGGTCGGCAGGGATTACTTCTGGCTTACCAGTTCACCGGAAGAAACGGAAAAGGACATCATGACTGCTTTTCTCAAACAGTACTACAGCAAGGTGGATTTTGTGCCCCAAGAGGTGATCCTGCAGGTAGATGTTGAGGATAAGGAAGTAATAGAAGAATGGCTTCGCCGTAAACGGGGGAAGAAAGTTAACCTGATTGTTCCCCGCAGGGGCAAAAAACGCCAATTGGTGGAAATGGTGGCTGAAAATGCCCGGCTGACCTTAGAAGAAGCGGAGAAAGCTGCCCAGCAACAGCTAAAGAAAACGCAGGAGGCCCTGAGGAATTTGCAAAAGGTACTGGATTTGCCCCGTCCTCCTGAACGGATAGAATGTTACGACATTTCGAACTTCCAGGGCCACGCAGCGGTAGGTTCCATGGTAGTATTTGAGAACGGCCAACCAAAGAACTCTGACTACCGCCGGTTTCGCATAAAAGGAGTTCAGGGACCTAACGACTTTGCCTGCCTGCAGGAGGTCCTGGAGAGGCGTTTTCGAAGGGCTACAAATTCGGCTGAGGATACTTCTTTTTCCCGCCTGCCGGACGTAATTATCATTGACGGAGGCAAAGGACAGCTCACGGCAGCTTTGGAAGTGCTGGAACGGTTGGGAATTAAAGACATACCGGTATTTGCTTTGGCCAAAGAAGAAGAATTGATTTTCCGGCAGGGAAGCTCCAGTCCGGTTAAATTGCCTCGCGATTCTTCGGCCCTGCATATACTGCAGCACATCCGGGACGAGGCCCACCGTTTCGCCATTACCTACCACCGCAAGCTACACCGAAAGGAGAGTTACGGTTCGATTCTTGACGAAATTCCCGGCATTGGTCCTAAGCGAAAGAGAGCTCTACTGGCTCACTTCGGTTCCGTTGCCCACATGCGGAAGGCGACCAAGGAAGAACTGGCGGCGGTAGAGGGAATGAACAACCGCCTGGCGGATAGAGTATACCGGTATTTGCAGGGACTAAAATAA
- a CDS encoding Cof-type HAD-IIB family hydrolase, which translates to MPRFELVAIDLDGTLLDDDLKISPRTQEVIARVRQQGVHVTIATGRMFASAQPYALQLGLDIPLITYQGALVKTSQGGQVLYHRFVPLELARQVIQTVNEYGYPINVYLDDRLFVEKITPEGEMYARRSNVPLHPAGDLLEFLQEDPIKVLVIQEEDKLQALEEKCRKIFGGKLYITRSQPMYLEFMHPEATKKRGLEAVASHLGIGPEKIMVIGDSYNDLEMFRFAGFSIAMGNARPEIKERADYVTKSNREEGVAEALEKFLLDG; encoded by the coding sequence TTGCCGAGGTTTGAGCTGGTAGCCATAGATTTAGATGGTACGCTGTTGGATGATGATTTAAAGATTTCTCCCCGGACCCAAGAAGTTATTGCGAGAGTCCGGCAACAAGGCGTTCACGTAACTATTGCCACTGGCAGAATGTTTGCTTCAGCTCAACCCTATGCTCTGCAGTTGGGTTTGGATATCCCGCTTATCACCTACCAAGGTGCCCTGGTGAAGACTTCTCAGGGAGGTCAAGTGCTGTATCACCGTTTTGTGCCCTTGGAACTGGCCCGGCAGGTAATACAAACGGTGAATGAATATGGTTATCCCATAAACGTATACTTGGATGATCGGCTGTTCGTGGAGAAGATTACGCCGGAAGGGGAAATGTATGCCCGGAGGTCCAATGTGCCTCTTCATCCCGCCGGCGATCTCCTAGAATTCTTACAGGAAGACCCTATTAAAGTTCTGGTTATTCAGGAAGAGGACAAGCTGCAGGCGCTGGAGGAGAAGTGTAGAAAGATATTTGGCGGAAAACTTTATATTACCAGGTCACAGCCCATGTATCTGGAATTCATGCACCCGGAAGCTACCAAAAAGAGGGGGCTGGAGGCAGTAGCTTCCCATTTGGGAATCGGCCCGGAAAAGATTATGGTGATCGGGGATAGCTATAATGACTTGGAAATGTTTCGCTTTGCCGGGTTTTCGATAGCTATGGGAAATGCCCGGCCAGAAATTAAGGAACGGGCCGACTACGTTACTAAATCCAACCGGGAAGAAGGAGTAGCGGAAGCACTGGAAAAGTTCCTGCTGGATGGATAA
- a CDS encoding bis-aminopropyl spermidine synthase family protein translates to MERTRMQIIRSLLAGEKSFWELIRDQDGDLSSYCQEIGQLIEEGIIEADDQKITLTEKGQEWAGRNRIKPLQDIICSRCEGKGLVLQGIFQEVLEQFRQLTKDRPPAIAEFDQGFVEPENTVARVAFMYARGDLENKNIFILGDDDLTTIAAALTQMPRRIVVAEIDERIVEFITTVVERQGWKNVQVVKYDVRNPLPEELQGQFDVFVTDPVETIPGLKLFLSRCIQALKGKSSAGYFGLTHLEASRKKWYAIQQMILDMNFVITDLVHDFHRYILEREKFVTKNYPVVEKAPVPLPVPQVNWYTSNLFRLEAVGVPQPATDKKSSLGRELYFDNESYATLP, encoded by the coding sequence TTGGAACGGACTAGGATGCAAATTATACGGAGCCTATTGGCCGGGGAGAAGTCCTTTTGGGAATTGATACGCGACCAGGATGGAGATTTGTCGAGTTACTGTCAGGAGATCGGACAATTGATAGAAGAAGGAATTATCGAGGCGGATGACCAGAAAATTACTCTTACCGAAAAGGGACAAGAGTGGGCCGGAAGGAACAGAATAAAACCCCTGCAAGATATTATCTGCTCTCGGTGTGAAGGTAAAGGCCTGGTACTGCAAGGAATTTTTCAAGAGGTATTGGAACAATTTCGCCAGCTGACCAAGGACCGTCCGCCGGCCATTGCAGAATTTGATCAGGGCTTTGTGGAACCAGAGAATACGGTAGCTCGGGTTGCTTTTATGTATGCCAGAGGGGATCTGGAGAACAAAAACATTTTCATTCTGGGAGATGATGACCTTACCACCATCGCGGCAGCCCTGACTCAAATGCCGCGGCGGATAGTGGTAGCGGAAATAGACGAACGGATAGTTGAATTCATAACTACTGTTGTCGAGCGGCAAGGATGGAAAAATGTGCAGGTGGTAAAGTACGATGTGAGAAATCCTTTGCCGGAAGAACTGCAGGGACAATTTGATGTTTTTGTCACCGACCCGGTGGAGACCATACCTGGCCTAAAGCTTTTCCTTTCGCGCTGTATTCAGGCCCTTAAGGGGAAATCTTCAGCCGGCTATTTCGGCTTGACTCATTTAGAAGCTTCGCGTAAAAAGTGGTATGCCATCCAACAGATGATATTGGATATGAACTTTGTCATAACCGATTTGGTTCACGACTTCCACAGATATATTCTGGAAAGAGAGAAATTTGTAACGAAGAACTATCCGGTGGTGGAAAAGGCACCGGTTCCCCTGCCTGTTCCGCAAGTGAACTGGTATACTTCCAACCTATTCCGCCTTGAAGCGGTGGGAGTTCCTCAACCGGCTACCGATAAAAAATCTTCTTTAGGGCGGGAGCTTTATTTTGATAATGAATCTTATGCTACCCTGCCTTAA
- a CDS encoding PHP domain-containing protein: protein MRIFADYHTHSDYSDGRGTVEEMVDAARRKGLRAIAITDHGPDNIGVGVETPDTYLAVKKEIERLQGIYGDIDILVGAEADIIGMRGEIDVPRRIYQELDLLLVGLHPYVRPVDVRSGWRLLVKNQTCTWSSGIRRSVVNDNTKCLMEALYRHDVDILVHPGLKMPVDISEISRACVKTETLFEINTGHFYLDIGDIHQAAKEGVRFVVNSDAHFPETVGKVEEGLDLLKRAKVPREQVANVYQ from the coding sequence ATGCGTATTTTTGCCGACTATCATACCCATTCCGACTACAGTGACGGCAGGGGAACCGTGGAAGAAATGGTTGACGCGGCTCGAAGGAAGGGCCTGCGCGCGATAGCCATCACCGATCACGGGCCGGACAACATTGGAGTCGGCGTAGAAACTCCGGATACCTATTTGGCGGTGAAAAAGGAAATAGAACGTTTGCAAGGCATATACGGGGATATAGATATTTTGGTAGGCGCGGAAGCCGATATTATAGGGATGAGAGGAGAAATAGATGTTCCCCGCCGTATTTATCAGGAACTGGACCTGCTCCTGGTGGGACTGCATCCTTATGTTCGCCCTGTAGATGTAAGGAGCGGGTGGAGATTGTTAGTAAAGAACCAGACGTGTACCTGGAGCAGCGGAATCAGGCGTAGTGTTGTTAACGACAACACCAAGTGTCTGATGGAAGCTCTTTATCGACATGATGTCGATATATTAGTTCATCCCGGTCTGAAGATGCCGGTAGATATCTCAGAAATATCCCGGGCGTGTGTAAAAACCGAAACTCTTTTTGAAATTAATACGGGACATTTCTACCTGGACATCGGTGATATTCACCAGGCGGCTAAGGAGGGTGTCCGTTTTGTAGTGAACAGCGATGCTCATTTTCCGGAGACAGTAGGGAAGGTGGAGGAAGGCCTGGACCTTCTAAAAAGAGCCAAAGTCCCTCGCGAGCAGGTAGCCAATGTTTATCAATAG
- a CDS encoding phage holin family protein — protein sequence MGGLIWRWLLNAVALLITARIIEGIRLEGLVSALTASLILGIVNAFIRPLVILLTLPLNILTLGLFTWVINGLMLKIVSTVVAGFNVEGFWAAVVGALVLSLVSGVISFFLS from the coding sequence ATGGGAGGTTTAATATGGCGGTGGTTATTAAATGCCGTTGCCCTGTTGATTACTGCCCGAATTATTGAGGGAATACGGTTGGAAGGGCTTGTTTCCGCCCTGACCGCCTCCCTGATCCTGGGTATAGTAAATGCCTTTATTCGACCTCTGGTTATTCTTCTGACTCTTCCTCTAAATATCTTAACTCTGGGACTTTTTACATGGGTTATTAATGGGCTAATGCTTAAGATTGTTTCTACGGTGGTGGCTGGGTTTAACGTTGAAGGCTTTTGGGCCGCAGTGGTGGGGGCCCTGGTATTGTCCCTGGTCAGCGGGGTAATTAGTTTTTTCCTGAGTTAA